Proteins from a genomic interval of Candidatus Neomarinimicrobiota bacterium:
- a CDS encoding tetratricopeptide repeat protein, with product MTTTPDIMEDIKSYTEILSDFELEFLLRTAAECKMIRKDDGLAEFIEAFEKTPDDDQKAEILKALGNIAMGVDGPLLAGEFLMKAYSISKSDKVKTKVNTALANYHISLSQYNKASEAIDGAMTTATDDFQSADTLSAKGTLNQRKGDYKGAIALYGKAVSLYWKDEAHKEISEIHSNIGDAYLATNEIELALDSYREALRFAQKTKGKIPLAPLFFRLGELNLTTNKIIPAITYFEDCLKDKSFPLLRVKSLRKLAQCYSIIGGEKDANNLYEEAISLATSLSDDSEIALSRDEFSAHLISSGKFKEAKELVDKNYSLRAEYFSGKGKELPGAWNYAELLYKIYSHQEIKSEPEKGSNALDETTDKALLTGEIVSEVRKLIEMMHHVMDRPKNIALDYENLSLKEAVRLFKKEFLTEKLAINNWDKNKVADDLGVTLSNLYHHLESLGMNK from the coding sequence ATGACCACCACGCCGGACATAATGGAAGATATAAAATCTTACACCGAAATTCTTAGTGACTTCGAATTGGAATTTCTCCTCAGAACTGCAGCTGAATGTAAAATGATTCGCAAGGATGATGGACTGGCGGAATTTATCGAAGCATTTGAAAAAACACCCGACGATGATCAAAAAGCTGAAATATTAAAAGCGTTAGGCAATATTGCTATGGGTGTTGACGGTCCTTTATTGGCGGGCGAATTCCTAATGAAAGCCTATTCTATTTCTAAATCAGATAAGGTGAAAACCAAGGTTAATACCGCATTAGCAAATTATCATATAAGTTTATCTCAATACAATAAAGCATCAGAGGCTATTGATGGAGCAATGACCACTGCTACCGATGACTTCCAAAGCGCGGACACACTTAGCGCTAAAGGTACGTTGAATCAAAGAAAAGGCGATTATAAAGGAGCCATCGCTTTGTACGGGAAAGCAGTTTCACTTTATTGGAAGGACGAAGCTCACAAAGAAATCTCCGAAATTCATAGTAACATCGGCGACGCTTATCTGGCTACAAATGAAATTGAATTGGCGCTGGACTCTTACAGAGAAGCGCTGCGATTTGCTCAAAAAACCAAAGGAAAAATTCCGTTAGCTCCTTTATTCTTTCGTTTAGGGGAGTTGAATCTGACTACGAATAAGATCATTCCGGCGATTACATATTTCGAGGATTGCTTGAAAGATAAATCGTTCCCGCTATTGAGAGTGAAAAGTTTACGAAAATTAGCACAATGTTACTCAATTATCGGGGGAGAAAAAGATGCCAATAACTTATATGAGGAGGCCATCTCTCTGGCGACGTCCCTGTCGGATGATTCTGAAATAGCGTTAAGCAGAGATGAATTTTCTGCACATCTAATCTCAAGCGGAAAGTTTAAGGAGGCTAAAGAACTTGTAGATAAGAATTATAGTCTAAGAGCCGAATATTTTTCAGGAAAGGGAAAAGAACTGCCAGGTGCGTGGAATTATGCTGAATTGTTATATAAAATTTACTCACATCAAGAAATTAAAAGTGAACCTGAAAAGGGAAGTAATGCCTTAGACGAAACAACCGATAAAGCGTTATTAACCGGTGAAATAGTGTCTGAGGTAAGAAAGCTGATAGAGATGATGCATCATGTTATGGACAGACCGAAAAACATAGCTCTTGATTATGAGAATCTGTCGCTTAAAGAAGCTGTGAGATTGTTTAAAAAGGAATTCCTGACAGAGAAGCTTGCGATTAATAATTGGGATAAGAATAAAGTAGCTGATGATTTAGGCGTCACTCTGAGTAATCTTTACCATCATCTTGAATCACTTGGAATGAATAAATAG
- a CDS encoding acetyl-CoA carboxylase biotin carboxylase subunit: protein MKKILISNRGEIALRIIRACRELNITSAVVFSDIDRLSRHVLYADEAYSIGEPPAAESYLRIDKIMEVAKSARVDAIHPGYGFLSENSEFASEVEKNKIIFLGPSSKSMKILGNKTSAKNMADKCGIVSVPGSSEAFKAVEPAFEFAEKIGFPLLLKAVSGGGGKGMRTVNSAAEFEEQFRTASSEAESSFNDPSVFIEKLIEDPHHVEIQILADSHGNVVHLGDRECSVQRRYQKIIEESPSPFITNDIREKMAKAAVDLAKAAKYRSAGTVEFLIDSSMNFYFLEMNTRLQVEHPVTEMRTGIDLVKEQIRIGEGKKLPFSQDDISFSGHSIECRITAEDTSNDFAPAIGTITDYFEPGGPGVRVDSGVQAGTVVSPYYDSLLSKVIVWGNDRDEALDRCVRALSEYIIAGLPTSLPFCKKVLTNAEFRNGKYDLNLTGKIGNSKNKIVNGHLLNAAAIGASAFKFSSSPNYNLNGKASNLSGSRWKTHGRKSSLR from the coding sequence ATAAAAAAGATACTCATATCTAATCGAGGAGAGATAGCGCTCAGGATTATAAGAGCATGCCGCGAACTTAATATAACGTCGGCTGTGGTTTTTTCCGATATCGACAGACTTTCCCGACACGTTTTATATGCGGATGAAGCTTACTCCATTGGAGAACCGCCTGCCGCAGAAAGCTATCTGCGGATTGACAAGATCATGGAAGTCGCCAAATCCGCACGCGTTGATGCAATCCACCCCGGATACGGTTTTCTTTCTGAGAACAGCGAATTCGCCTCTGAAGTAGAGAAAAATAAAATTATCTTTTTGGGACCCTCATCGAAATCTATGAAAATACTGGGTAATAAAACTTCAGCTAAGAATATGGCGGATAAATGCGGCATCGTTTCCGTACCCGGTTCTTCTGAAGCGTTCAAAGCTGTGGAACCCGCATTTGAATTTGCTGAAAAAATCGGGTTTCCGTTACTGCTGAAAGCGGTTTCAGGCGGCGGCGGAAAAGGAATGCGAACAGTGAATTCGGCAGCTGAATTTGAAGAACAGTTCCGAACCGCAAGTTCAGAAGCTGAGTCATCATTTAATGATCCATCTGTTTTTATTGAAAAGTTGATTGAAGATCCTCATCATGTAGAAATTCAAATTCTTGCCGATAGCCACGGAAATGTTGTTCATCTCGGCGATAGAGAATGCTCGGTTCAACGCCGATACCAGAAAATCATTGAAGAATCACCCTCCCCGTTTATCACGAACGATATCAGGGAAAAGATGGCAAAAGCTGCCGTAGATTTAGCTAAAGCGGCTAAGTATAGAAGCGCAGGAACTGTGGAGTTCTTGATTGACAGCAGTATGAATTTTTATTTTCTCGAAATGAATACTCGCTTGCAGGTTGAGCATCCCGTCACCGAAATGAGAACAGGCATTGACTTGGTCAAGGAACAAATAAGAATCGGCGAAGGTAAAAAGCTCCCATTTTCTCAGGACGACATTTCGTTTTCAGGTCATTCGATTGAATGCAGAATCACCGCGGAAGATACGTCTAATGATTTTGCGCCTGCCATTGGCACTATCACCGATTATTTTGAGCCGGGAGGACCCGGTGTCAGGGTTGACAGCGGTGTTCAAGCCGGTACGGTTGTATCTCCTTATTACGATTCGCTCCTTTCTAAGGTAATTGTGTGGGGAAATGACAGGGATGAGGCGCTTGACCGATGCGTGAGAGCGTTATCAGAATACATTATTGCGGGTCTGCCGACTTCCCTTCCATTTTGTAAAAAGGTTTTGACAAACGCAGAATTCAGGAACGGTAAGTATGACCTTAATCTTACAGGCAAAATAGGTAATTCCAAAAACAAAATCGTTAATGGGCATCTGCTAAATGCTGCTGCCATTGGAGCATCCGCGTTTAAATTCTCCTCCTCGCCAAATTACAATTTAAATGGCAAGGCATCGAATTTAAGCGGTTCCCGGTGGAAAACTCACGGCAGAAAATCCTCTTTAAGATGA
- a CDS encoding acetyl-CoA carboxylase biotin carboxyl carrier protein subunit, with protein MKYTSKIGDKEFSFTLDRKGNNIEVASVNGETIDLVQMSSGIFHLLIDNHSFQISITKTANGIIASVNGEELSVEIEDRLSLLQKEYGIRKPSQKNLGNVHAPIPGLVVRINVSIGDSVEIGTPLLALEAMKMENEIKSPVKGKIIKITVSEGQSVSNNSLLMVIK; from the coding sequence ATGAAATACACAAGTAAAATTGGAGATAAAGAGTTTTCGTTTACCCTCGACCGAAAAGGAAATAATATAGAAGTGGCTTCCGTTAACGGCGAAACTATTGATTTAGTACAGATGAGCAGCGGAATTTTTCATCTGCTGATTGATAATCATTCGTTCCAAATTTCAATTACAAAAACCGCCAATGGTATCATCGCATCAGTTAACGGAGAGGAATTATCTGTTGAGATTGAAGACAGACTCAGCCTGCTGCAAAAAGAATATGGAATTCGGAAACCATCTCAAAAGAATTTGGGTAATGTACATGCGCCTATTCCCGGTCTCGTAGTCAGAATTAATGTATCTATAGGCGACAGCGTTGAAATAGGCACCCCGTTACTTGCTCTTGAAGCTATGAAGATGGAAAATGAGATTAAATCTCCGGTTAAAGGTAAAATCATAAAAATCACTGTTTCAGAAGGTCAAAGCGTTTCAAATAATTCTTTACTGATGGTTATCAAATGA
- a CDS encoding methylmalonyl-CoA mutase translates to MSASKINTDKPFYKPADASHDYNKDLGDPGNPPFTRGIYPEMYRQKLWTMRQYAGYASAEESNIRYKFLLEQGITGLSVAFDLPTQIGYDSDNPLAKGEVGRVGVAIDSIVDMETLFDGIDLQKVSTSMTINSTAPILLAFYATVAESNGADLSQLSGTIQNDVLKEYIARGTYIYPPSESMRLITDSFAYCSENLPSWNTISISGYHIREAGATAAQELAFTFANAIAYCDAAIVAGLDFDSFAPNLSFFFNCHNDFFEEIAKFRAARRIWSRIATERFKTKNRKSMALRFHTQTAGSTLTAQQPSVNIVRTSLQALAAVLGGTQSLHTNSFDEALALPTEDSVRLALRTQQVIANEIGVEKIVDPLGGSWFVEHITDRLETEAFEIISKIDDMGGALQAIESGYIQKEIAKSAYEYQKSIESSESVIVGVNKYQSDEEIEPETLEIDPKIAERQSQNLSKLKNERDSNAVEKSLSELSRTAESTANIMPDIFNCVKTKATLGEISDSLRKVFGEYTPS, encoded by the coding sequence ATGAGCGCTTCTAAAATTAATACCGACAAACCTTTTTACAAACCGGCAGACGCATCGCACGATTATAATAAAGATTTAGGCGATCCGGGCAATCCGCCGTTTACACGTGGAATATATCCGGAAATGTATCGGCAAAAATTATGGACTATGCGGCAATACGCAGGTTATGCCTCCGCAGAGGAATCAAATATACGTTATAAATTTTTGCTTGAACAGGGTATCACAGGGCTATCGGTAGCGTTTGACCTTCCGACTCAAATTGGCTACGATTCCGACAATCCGCTTGCCAAAGGCGAAGTAGGCAGAGTCGGTGTGGCAATTGACAGCATCGTTGATATGGAGACCTTATTCGATGGGATAGATCTTCAGAAAGTATCAACTTCGATGACAATTAACTCCACCGCGCCTATTCTGCTGGCATTTTACGCAACAGTCGCCGAATCAAACGGCGCCGACTTATCCCAACTTTCGGGCACAATCCAGAATGACGTGTTAAAGGAGTATATCGCTCGCGGAACTTATATATATCCGCCGTCAGAAAGCATGAGGCTGATTACCGATTCGTTCGCTTATTGCTCGGAAAATCTGCCGAGCTGGAATACCATTTCAATATCAGGCTATCATATCAGGGAAGCAGGAGCGACGGCAGCACAGGAGCTTGCATTCACGTTCGCCAATGCAATCGCTTATTGTGATGCTGCAATCGTTGCCGGATTGGATTTTGATTCATTCGCTCCCAATCTTTCATTCTTCTTTAATTGTCATAACGATTTTTTTGAGGAAATAGCAAAGTTCAGAGCAGCAAGACGTATTTGGTCGCGAATTGCGACAGAACGATTTAAAACAAAAAACCGGAAAAGCATGGCTTTACGGTTTCATACACAAACTGCCGGCTCCACCCTTACTGCGCAACAGCCATCTGTGAATATCGTCCGCACTTCACTTCAGGCGCTTGCCGCCGTTCTTGGCGGGACCCAATCGCTTCACACAAATTCTTTTGACGAAGCGCTTGCTCTGCCGACTGAGGATTCAGTCCGGCTTGCCCTCCGCACTCAGCAGGTTATCGCTAATGAAATAGGTGTTGAGAAAATAGTTGATCCTTTAGGAGGTTCCTGGTTTGTAGAACACATCACCGACCGGCTTGAAACTGAGGCATTTGAGATTATTTCCAAAATTGATGATATGGGCGGAGCGTTACAGGCGATCGAATCCGGCTATATCCAGAAGGAAATCGCTAAAAGCGCCTATGAATATCAGAAATCTATTGAAAGCTCGGAATCTGTTATCGTGGGTGTGAATAAATATCAATCGGACGAGGAAATTGAACCCGAAACTCTTGAAATTGATCCGAAGATCGCCGAGAGACAATCTCAAAATTTATCCAAATTGAAAAACGAAAGAGATTCGAACGCCGTTGAAAAATCGTTATCGGAGTTGTCTCGAACTGCCGAGAGCACAGCAAACATTATGCCCGATATATTTAATTGCGTTAAAACAAAAGCCACTCTCGGAGAAATTTCCGATTCTTTAAGAAAAGTGTTCGGGGAGTATACTCCTTCTTAG
- a CDS encoding biotin--[acetyl-CoA-carboxylase] ligase, with the protein MHPSVPLGNTIIRFDSVDSTNKSALLAAAEGAAEGTVFLAKSQTQGRGRRTKIWYSPPGMGLYFSVLLRPMTEATKANFLVLQSAVAVCMAIEEVTKIPAGIKWPNDIYMDGKKLGGILLETVISGETLQHAVVGIGINLNHSSGDYPEELRNKAISIKEVTGKEVNGEQLMNRILSIFDDYYSNRVECTINMWENKCIHSNRIVTLMTNGETLRGFFNDVSADLSFKLREEAGRIHNIQYGEISLDMEE; encoded by the coding sequence ATGCATCCTTCCGTGCCTCTTGGTAACACTATAATCCGATTTGACAGTGTGGACTCCACCAATAAGTCCGCTCTTCTGGCTGCTGCTGAAGGAGCCGCCGAGGGAACAGTGTTTCTCGCAAAATCACAGACTCAAGGAAGAGGCAGACGCACAAAAATTTGGTATTCCCCTCCCGGAATGGGATTATATTTTTCAGTTCTCCTCAGACCAATGACGGAAGCAACAAAAGCAAACTTTCTTGTTCTCCAATCAGCCGTAGCCGTGTGCATGGCTATTGAGGAGGTAACAAAAATTCCCGCCGGAATTAAGTGGCCTAATGATATTTATATGGACGGGAAAAAACTCGGCGGCATCTTGTTGGAGACGGTAATCTCGGGAGAAACGCTGCAACACGCTGTTGTCGGCATAGGAATTAACCTCAATCATTCTTCAGGAGATTATCCTGAGGAGCTGCGGAATAAAGCTATTTCCATCAAAGAAGTAACAGGTAAGGAAGTTAACGGTGAACAGCTGATGAATCGAATACTATCTATATTTGACGATTATTATTCCAATAGAGTTGAGTGCACTATTAATATGTGGGAGAACAAATGTATTCATTCAAACCGGATAGTTACCTTAATGACCAACGGTGAAACGCTGCGTGGATTTTTTAATGACGTTTCTGCCGACCTTTCGTTCAAGCTCCGGGAAGAAGCAGGAAGAATACATAATATACAATATGGAGAAATTTCTTTGGATATGGAGGAATAG